In Cryptomeria japonica chromosome 10, Sugi_1.0, whole genome shotgun sequence, a genomic segment contains:
- the LOC131044454 gene encoding mediator of RNA polymerase II transcription subunit 30 translates to MREEKVGNNKQKRSEELAVEGQRHLEGTVEAAHQILASMNQELCNPSLWIPPTTRDHDPSGGSGGGALDDARLRYKKSVDSLRDVISLISSSQTKPHEGDTIMGTENNGDQAEIQILEQRASELREEVTKKNHHLKVLIDQLRDLVSDISMWQSPIL, encoded by the exons ATGAGAGAAGAAAAAGTGGGTAATAACAAGCAGAAGAGGAGCGAAGAATTGGCTGTGGAGGGGCAGAGGCATCTAGAAGGCACCGTTGAAGCAGCGCATCAGATTCTTGCTTCCATGAATCAAGAGCTCTGCAACCCCTCTCTCTGGATACCCCCCACCACCAGAGACCACGACCCCTCCGGTGGAAGCGGAGGCGGTGCACTGGATGACGCAAGGCTCCGCTACAAAAAGTCTGTCGATTCACTCAGGGATGTCATTTCTCTCATCTCCTCATCTCAG ACTAAACCACACGAGGGAGATACCATAATGGGAACAGAAAATAATGGAGATCAAGCCGAGATACAAATACTAGAACAACGGGCTTCAGAGCTCAGAGAG GAGGTTACCAAAAAGAATCATCATTTGAAAGTTCTTATAGACCAACTTCGAGATCTTGTCAGTGATATTTCCATGTGGCAGAGTCCGATCTTATGA